DNA sequence from the Mauremys mutica isolate MM-2020 ecotype Southern chromosome 9, ASM2049712v1, whole genome shotgun sequence genome:
TAGGTGCAATAATAAAGCCCCCCCAGGGTCAAACACAAAAGTGAAATAAGCAATGCGGGGAATTGTGAGACTGCAGACTGTCAACGTCACTCATTGTTCTGGTTATCATCAGTTCTGCGGTTGGGTCAAACTCGAATCGCTGAACTGGGGACCAGCTTCTCTCTCTGCCACACAGTCCTTAATGAGTATGTGTGTGTCCGGGGAGCAGGGGTTTCACATCCCTGTCTCATTTAAAGGGCCAGAACATCAATATCTGTGCGCCCCGTCCTAGCTGGCATCCCATAGACTGTATTAATGTGGTTATTTGATACATCCAGATAAATATGTTCATATTTCAACTATGTATTAATTTGGCTTTGGGAGCCTTCTGGATAAGAGGCACGGGGCTGTCAGTAAATGTTAGTAGCAAGAATGGTTCCTTGATTTCCCTCTGGAACCTCTCCTGATGCACTTTCGGCCTGGGTATAGGCAGGGCCGCCTCTTCTCCCAGTTCCTCAAGAGTGTCTCCTCTACCTCCTTGCTGTTCTCTGATGCACTGTGCTGACCCCTCCCGTTTCCTGCAGGTGCCTGTGAAGGGACATTGGCCTGCTCCACGTGTCACCTCATCTTTGAGGAGGACGTCTTTCAAAAGTTGGATGCCATTACAGACgaggagctggacatgctggaTTTGGCCTATGGACTCACTGATACGTAAGCATTTCTGCCTGTTGGAGTTGGCCTATAGAAACCCACCACTTTCTGGGCTGGGAACGTTCTGTCTCGCTCCTCGTAACCCAGCCTCTCAGTGTTTATAAGGCACCAGTTACTGAGAGGGTGTGATTTATTTTCTATTATGAACGTATCTTAAGAATCTCCTTCCTCTGGGAGGGTAGTGCTACCTCCATCCTGTGATAGCTGGGCTGTTGTATGAATCTGGAGACAAAACAGAATGGTGTGGGCATTGGTGGTGGAAGCTAGTGGGTTCTTTCCTTTGCCATAAAAATGTATGAGGCTCATTCTGTTGTGTCTGCTTTTCAGATCACGCCTAGGCTGCCAGGTGTGTGTGAAGAAGGCGATGGATGGTGTGACTGTCCAGGTCCCAGTGGAGGTTGCTGACATGAGGAGAGAGCTGGAAGTGGGAAAGCAAAGCAAATAATGTACAAATAATATTAGTAACCGGCATTGGCACCTGCACAAAGCCTTCCCTTTGATTTAGGCgtgttttttaaagtatgttaTATTTTGTTGTTTCCATTGAGCCTTGTGACCAGTTTGCATTAGGTcacataggccctgattcaggatccatccctattcagcaaaactCTTCCTTACACATGTGCTAAACTTgaaggacttaagcacatgcttagagtTAAGAACGTGCTTAAGTCTGCTGATGTTCAACAAAACACTTCAGTGTTttgcttaaatgctctgctgaacTAGGGCCATAGCAAACACAGGTGATTCTCTCCCTTCCTTGAAGTTAAGGACATGCCATTCACAGTAACTGTTGGGAATTTTGCTGGATCTGGCTACTTAACTGTAGAGAGACTTCCCTTTTTGACATAGTTGGGGGGACGCTAGTGCCATAAAATCATAATTGCATGCATCAGCTTGATTAAATAGGCTAAGTTAGTTTGATAAATAGCAATGGATTGATAACAGGATTCTGCTATTTTACACAGAAATGGAATTCTTTTTCCATAAATATGAACTTTTTGTGCCAATGTGCACCAACTGTGCTAATTTCTCCAAATATTTGCTCCTTTCCCCTCCATTGTATCCCATTCCAGCTCAAAAATAAAAGGCTAATGACTGGGTTTCTAGACCAATTAACTTTTTGTTTTCCTGATGTGGTTGATAGTACAATGAATGAAATGGAGATTTGGGGCATGAACATGCAGTTGCTGTTTTAAAAGATGTATTTTACCTCCTGGATTCTTTCTTGATGAGCATGTCTGACTGCAtgagaggtgtgactgcagcctgTGTAGTCGTATCCAAGATCACTTTGATCTGTCTCAAAtgacaatagcagtgaagccccAGCAGCATAGGCTGTATAACCCTACGTGCTCACTTCACTCTCCCGACTTGAAAGGCCAAGCTGCAGCATCTACTCAGCTCTTTTTAATGCACTAGCACcagtctgtagacctgggctgagaggctcactcccagagccagtgtagacatgccctaggtGTGTACTCAAGCAGCTAGACCGCTGCTTCGGCTTCACTGATCTTTGTATTCCAGCTAGCTAGACCAAAGCTAGCTCTGGCATGTAGACACATGCTGTAGTCACCTCTCTGActacagtgtagacgtaccctatatGTTTGAGTGAAATTTCTAAACTTGCCACTGAAGCCACATGGACATTTGAAGTCTGTATTCAGGTTTTCCATTCAGAAATCTTTCTCTCAGAAGTAAGGATTTGGTTGCAAATTCACAATGCATTTATCAGGCAATCAAAAAACAATGCCCTAATGGGAAACTGTCTATCAGCTTGCACTATGTTTTAGCGATAAAAGggaatactttttcacacaatgcattaTTAGACAGTGGAATtaattgccacaagatatcattgaggccaagaatttagcaagatttaAAGAGTGGCTGGACATTTATATGAATAACAAGAATGTCCAGAGTTATAATAGCTGATGCTAACAAAAGAGTACTGCAAG
Encoded proteins:
- the LOC123377304 gene encoding adrenodoxin-like isoform X2 translates to MACFVDPGRSKRSRRGNRGGQLAAVRTASSADRVTVHFINRDGERLTATAKEGESLLEVVVNQNLGIDGFGACEGTLACSTCHLIFEEDVFQKLDAITDEELDMLDLAYGLTDTSRLGCQVCVKKAMDGVTVQVPVEVADMRRELEVGKQSK